The following proteins are encoded in a genomic region of Alphaproteobacteria bacterium:
- the phaZ gene encoding polyhydroxyalkanoate depolymerase: protein MIWSGMFNLYQLYDFSHAMMAPMRFAAEATQSVFQNPYLPASYTSFGRAVAAGAELVERTTRRFGKPEFGLKATTIDGNRVDVIEETVKTKPFCRLLHFHRLTPHPSPRILVVAPMSGHHATLLRGTVEALLPDYEVFITDWIDARHVPLAQGKFDLDDYIAYLIEFMRLLGPDVHVVAVCQPAVPVLLAVTAMAQSNDPAQPRSMTLMGGPIDARTSKTAVTELAEKRSIGWFKRNVITTVPLYYPGAMRQVYPGFVQLSGFMSMNLDRHVGEHVKLFQHLVRNDGESAESHRKFYDEYLSVMDVTEEFYLQTVENVFQKHLLPKREYVWRGEKLDPAAISRTALLTIEGELDDISAPGQTQAAQGLCSGLPADMKRHHLQAAVGHYGIFNGRKYRELILPIIRDFVRAHDKGPKLRVVKTAS from the coding sequence ATGATCTGGAGCGGCATGTTCAATCTTTATCAGCTTTATGATTTCAGTCACGCCATGATGGCGCCGATGCGGTTCGCCGCCGAGGCTACGCAATCGGTGTTTCAGAATCCCTATCTCCCTGCTTCGTATACCAGTTTTGGACGCGCGGTGGCGGCGGGAGCCGAACTTGTCGAGCGCACGACCCGCCGTTTCGGCAAGCCGGAATTCGGACTGAAGGCGACGACCATCGACGGCAACAGGGTCGATGTCATCGAGGAGACCGTTAAAACCAAGCCTTTTTGCCGGCTATTGCATTTCCATCGGCTGACGCCGCACCCGAGCCCGCGGATTTTAGTGGTGGCGCCGATGTCCGGGCATCATGCCACGCTGCTGCGCGGCACGGTGGAAGCGCTGCTGCCGGACTACGAGGTTTTCATCACCGATTGGATTGACGCGCGGCATGTGCCGCTTGCGCAAGGGAAATTCGATCTCGACGACTATATCGCCTATCTGATCGAATTCATGCGTCTGCTCGGTCCCGATGTGCATGTGGTCGCGGTATGCCAGCCCGCGGTTCCGGTATTGCTGGCGGTTACCGCCATGGCGCAGTCCAATGATCCGGCGCAGCCGCGCAGCATGACCCTGATGGGTGGCCCGATCGACGCGCGCACGAGCAAGACCGCGGTCACCGAGCTTGCGGAGAAGCGTTCGATCGGCTGGTTCAAGCGCAACGTCATCACCACGGTGCCACTCTATTATCCGGGCGCGATGCGCCAGGTTTATCCAGGCTTCGTGCAGCTCAGCGGCTTCATGTCGATGAATCTCGATCGCCATGTCGGCGAGCATGTGAAGCTGTTCCAGCACTTGGTCCGCAATGACGGCGAGTCGGCGGAATCGCACCGTAAATTCTACGACGAATATCTTTCGGTCATGGACGTGACGGAGGAATTCTATCTTCAAACGGTCGAGAACGTGTTTCAGAAGCATCTTCTGCCCAAACGCGAATATGTATGGCGCGGCGAAAAGCTCGATCCCGCCGCCATCAGCAGAACCGCGCTTTTGACGATCGAGGGCGAGCTCGACGATATCTCCGCGCCCGGCCAGACGCAGGCCGCGCAAGGATTGTGTTCAGGGCTTCCGGCGGATATGAAGCGCCATCATTTGCAGGCGGCGGTGGGGCATTACGGGATTTTCAACGGGCGGAAATATCGCGAGCTTATCCTGCCCATCATTCGCGATTTCGTGCGCGCTCATGACAAGGGGCCGAAGCTTCGCGTGGTCAAGACGGCAAGCTAA
- a CDS encoding transglycosylase domain-containing protein, whose protein sequence is MALGTIWGFVALSALLGWYAYDLPDIRAIEGHTRRPAIAILAADGSQLARYGDYFADRIAVAEMPQHLIQAVMSIEDRRFYQHGGIDVLGLLRAFYSNMRAGHVVQGGSTITQQLAKNLFLTPDRTFRRKVQEMMLAFWLESQYGKDQILGAYLNRVYLGAGTYGVDAAAKTYFGKSAHDVNLYEAAVLAGLLKAPSRYAPTSNPEAARARAAIVLSAMVDAGHITEQQKAAALAPAGKTATPARPADARYFTAWILEQAQELAGAAGQDLVIQTTLDARLQRAAEEQIDKILDAEGEKRDVDQAALLTLAPDGAGARLCRRL, encoded by the coding sequence GTGGCCCTGGGCACAATCTGGGGTTTTGTCGCGCTGTCGGCGCTGCTCGGCTGGTATGCGTATGATCTGCCGGACATTCGCGCCATCGAAGGCCATACGCGCCGGCCCGCTATCGCCATCCTGGCTGCCGACGGCTCGCAGCTTGCCCGCTACGGCGACTATTTCGCCGATCGGATTGCCGTCGCCGAGATGCCGCAGCATTTGATCCAGGCCGTGATGTCGATCGAAGACCGGCGATTTTACCAGCATGGCGGGATCGATGTCCTCGGGCTGCTGCGCGCCTTCTACAGCAACATGCGCGCCGGCCATGTCGTGCAGGGCGGATCGACCATCACCCAGCAGCTTGCCAAGAACCTCTTCCTTACTCCGGACCGCACCTTTCGCCGTAAAGTGCAGGAAATGATGCTGGCATTCTGGCTGGAAAGCCAATACGGCAAGGATCAGATTCTCGGCGCCTATCTCAACCGCGTCTATCTCGGCGCCGGAACCTATGGCGTGGACGCGGCGGCCAAGACCTATTTCGGCAAATCCGCGCATGACGTGAATCTCTATGAGGCCGCCGTGCTGGCGGGCCTGCTCAAAGCGCCGAGCCGCTACGCGCCGACCTCCAATCCCGAGGCCGCGCGCGCGCGAGCCGCCATCGTGCTGAGCGCCATGGTCGACGCCGGCCATATCACGGAGCAGCAAAAAGCGGCGGCGCTTGCCCCGGCAGGCAAAACGGCGACCCCGGCCCGGCCCGCCGACGCGCGATATTTTACGGCATGGATCCTGGAACAGGCGCAGGAGCTTGCGGGCGCGGCGGGACAGGATCTGGTCATTCAGACCACGCTGGATGCCCGCCTGCAGCGCGCGGCGGAAGAGCAGATCGATAAAATCCTCGACGCCGAAGGCGAAAAACGCGACGTCGATCAGGCGGCGCTGCTCACGCTCGCGCCCGACGGCGCGGGTGCGCGCCTATGTCGGCGGCTATGA
- a CDS encoding HAMP domain-containing methyl-accepting chemotaxis protein, whose amino-acid sequence MTINAKISLVNGLLIALVLACAGFAGGFAKKIIHMVAAQTEMSVIGAEFHDFMAIMLIFGGVCVLIGIAVFIFVQLKVSQPLRSLSAAMISLAAGDSHTDLPDISSRDEIGDMARALEQLRNTVLQNERLVGENKEAERRASADRQAARNGLADIFESKVGTMIGLLSTAASELETTATLMSENAGTTSRQATEVVARAEEASGSVQTVVSAAEEMAASVQEILGQSMRSATITNQAMAEAKETDAVVGTLATRAKKIGEIVGLIDTIASQTNLLALNATIEAARAGEAGKGFAVVASEVKSLANQTAKATQEIGEQIGAIRKPRKKPSSRSSISAAPSPKWVASRTPSPLRSSSRVQRPQKSAAAPIRPPKAPPM is encoded by the coding sequence ATGACAATCAATGCCAAAATCTCGCTTGTCAACGGATTGCTGATTGCATTGGTTCTTGCTTGCGCCGGTTTTGCTGGCGGCTTTGCCAAGAAAATAATCCACATGGTCGCCGCGCAAACCGAAATGAGCGTCATCGGGGCCGAGTTCCATGATTTCATGGCCATCATGCTGATTTTCGGCGGCGTGTGCGTCCTCATCGGCATCGCGGTATTCATATTCGTGCAGCTTAAGGTCAGTCAGCCTTTGCGCAGCTTAAGCGCCGCCATGATATCCCTGGCCGCGGGCGACTCCCATACCGATCTGCCCGACATTTCCAGCCGCGACGAAATCGGCGACATGGCCCGCGCGCTTGAACAGCTGCGCAACACCGTGCTGCAGAACGAACGCCTCGTGGGCGAAAACAAGGAAGCCGAGCGCCGCGCCTCGGCCGACAGGCAAGCAGCCCGGAATGGCCTTGCCGATATATTCGAGTCGAAAGTCGGCACGATGATCGGCCTGCTTTCGACGGCGGCGTCGGAGCTGGAGACGACGGCGACGCTGATGTCCGAAAATGCGGGGACGACCTCGCGGCAAGCGACGGAAGTCGTCGCCCGCGCCGAAGAAGCCAGCGGCAGCGTTCAGACCGTCGTCAGCGCCGCCGAGGAAATGGCGGCGTCGGTGCAGGAGATTTTGGGACAGTCCATGCGCTCCGCCACGATCACCAATCAGGCCATGGCCGAAGCCAAGGAAACCGATGCGGTGGTCGGCACCCTTGCGACCCGCGCGAAGAAGATCGGGGAGATCGTCGGGCTGATCGATACCATCGCCAGCCAGACCAATCTGCTGGCGCTCAACGCCACCATCGAGGCGGCGCGCGCGGGCGAGGCGGGCAAGGGATTTGCCGTCGTCGCGTCGGAGGTCAAGAGTCTCGCCAACCAGACCGCCAAGGCGACCCAGGAAATCGGCGAGCAGATCGGCGCGATCAGGAAGCCACGCAAGAAGCCGTCGTCGCGATCCAGCATATCGGCGGCACCATCACCGAAGTGGGTGGCATCGCGAACGCCATCGCCATTGCGGTCGAGCAGCAGGGTTCAGCGACCTCAGAAATCAGCCGCAGCGCCCATCAGGCCGCCGAAGGCACCACCCATGTGA
- a CDS encoding phosphotransferase — MRTEEVPFFLALIEHLAERGIPCPRPVRAEDGNALGELADRPAAVVAFLPANRC, encoded by the coding sequence GTGCGAACGGAGGAGGTGCCTTTTTTCTTGGCACTGATCGAGCATCTGGCCGAGCGCGGCATCCCCTGCCCGCGTCCGGTGCGGGCGGAAGACGGCAATGCGCTGGGCGAGCTCGCGGACAGACCGGCTGCCGTCGTCGCTTTTCTTCCGGCCAATCGGTGCTGA
- the rimO gene encoding 30S ribosomal protein S12 methylthiotransferase RimO, translating into MDTTHHSPPRAVPRIGLVSLGCPKALVDSERIITQLRAEGYELSAEYQGADLVIVNTCGFLDSARDESLDAIGEALAENGRVIVTGCLGAEPELIRARHPGVLAITGPQQYETVVGAVHEALPPRHDPRVDLIPPQGIKLTPRHYAYLKISEGCNNRCTFCIIPKLRGDLVSRPLADVMREAERLVAAGVKELLVISQDTSAYGQDIKYAASRWRDKDYQTRFIDLARALGELGVWARLHYVYPYPHVDEVLPLMADGKILPYLDIPFQHASANVLKAMRRPAHQDKTLARIAKWREICPDLTLRSTFIVGFPGETEEDFQELLAWIQEARLDRVGCFKYEPVAGATSNDLGLPQVPDEVKEDRWHRFMQAQQIISAQRLQAKVGKTLPVIIDRIEEKWAVGRSSADAPDIDGNVYVKAGKGRTLAPGDIVQVAVNKADEYDLWGKAV; encoded by the coding sequence ATGGATACAACGCATCATTCTCCGCCGCGAGCCGTACCCCGGATCGGCCTCGTCAGCCTGGGCTGTCCCAAGGCGCTCGTGGATTCCGAACGCATCATCACCCAGTTGCGCGCGGAAGGCTATGAACTTTCCGCCGAATATCAGGGCGCGGATCTGGTCATCGTCAACACCTGCGGCTTTCTCGACAGCGCGCGCGACGAGTCCCTCGACGCCATCGGCGAGGCGCTGGCCGAAAACGGCAGGGTGATCGTCACCGGCTGCCTGGGCGCGGAGCCGGAACTGATCCGCGCGCGGCATCCCGGCGTTCTCGCCATCACCGGGCCGCAGCAATATGAAACCGTGGTCGGCGCGGTGCATGAGGCGCTGCCGCCGCGCCACGATCCGCGCGTCGATCTCATTCCGCCGCAGGGGATCAAGCTTACGCCGCGCCATTACGCCTATCTGAAAATTTCCGAAGGCTGCAACAACCGCTGCACCTTCTGCATCATTCCGAAATTGCGCGGCGATCTGGTCAGCCGCCCGCTCGCCGATGTCATGCGCGAGGCCGAGAGGCTGGTCGCGGCGGGCGTGAAGGAGCTGCTGGTGATTTCGCAGGATACCAGCGCCTATGGCCAGGACATCAAATACGCCGCAAGCCGGTGGCGCGATAAAGACTACCAGACGCGCTTTATCGATCTGGCGCGGGCGCTCGGCGAACTCGGCGTCTGGGCGCGGCTGCATTATGTCTATCCCTATCCGCATGTGGACGAAGTGCTGCCGTTAATGGCCGACGGGAAAATCCTCCCCTATCTCGATATTCCGTTCCAGCATGCGAGCGCGAACGTGCTGAAGGCGATGCGCCGTCCCGCGCATCAGGACAAGACTTTGGCGCGGATCGCGAAGTGGCGGGAGATATGCCCCGATCTGACTTTGCGCTCGACCTTCATTGTCGGTTTTCCCGGCGAGACGGAGGAAGATTTCCAGGAACTGCTGGCCTGGATTCAAGAGGCAAGGCTCGACCGCGTGGGCTGTTTCAAATATGAGCCGGTGGCGGGCGCGACCTCGAACGATCTCGGCCTGCCGCAAGTGCCGGACGAGGTGAAGGAAGATCGCTGGCACCGTTTCATGCAGGCGCAGCAAATCATCAGCGCGCAGCGCCTTCAGGCCAAGGTGGGCAAGACGCTGCCGGTCATCATCGATCGGATCGAGGAAAAATGGGCGGTGGGCCGCTCCAGCGCCGACGCGCCGGACATTGACGGCAATGTCTATGTGAAAGCCGGGAAGGGGCGCACGCTCGCCCCCGGCGATATCGTGCAGGTCGCGGTCAACAAGGCGGATGAATATGATCTGTGGGGGAAGGCGGTTTAA
- a CDS encoding cold-shock protein has translation MATGTVKWFNPTKGYGFIQPDAGGPDIFVHVSAVQAAGWDSLAEGQKVSYELVTSKGKTSAGNLKSV, from the coding sequence ATGGCAACAGGTACAGTAAAATGGTTTAACCCCACCAAGGGTTACGGCTTCATCCAACCAGATGCAGGCGGTCCCGACATCTTCGTCCACGTCAGCGCAGTCCAAGCCGCAGGCTGGGATAGCCTGGCCGAAGGCCAGAAGGTCAGCTACGAGCTGGTCACCAGCAAGGGCAAGACCTCGGCGGGCAACTTAAAGTCCGTCTAA
- a CDS encoding YqgE/AlgH family protein, translating into MTEHQSQDFARTDWLTGKLLIAMPNMPDSRFARTVVHLCTHNENGAMGLVINRLYGSLSLHNLLDQLDIKLAPDVRDINVHFGGPVETGRGFVLHSTDYHNEGSAKVSDQVTMTATLEILKDMAAGRGPRLTMLALGYAAWAGGQLEAELQHNGWLVAPADLPLLFDDGLETKWDRAIAKLGITPGSFTGEAGQA; encoded by the coding sequence ATGACCGAGCATCAATCACAAGACTTTGCGCGCACCGATTGGCTGACCGGAAAGCTGCTGATCGCCATGCCCAATATGCCGGATTCGCGATTCGCCCGCACGGTCGTGCATTTATGCACCCATAATGAGAACGGCGCGATGGGCCTGGTCATCAATCGCCTTTACGGATCGCTGAGCCTGCATAATCTCCTCGACCAGCTCGATATCAAACTGGCGCCCGATGTCCGCGATATCAATGTGCATTTCGGCGGCCCGGTCGAAACCGGACGCGGATTCGTTTTGCATAGCACCGACTATCATAACGAAGGTTCGGCCAAGGTTTCCGATCAGGTCACGATGACCGCCACGCTGGAAATTCTCAAGGACATGGCGGCAGGGCGCGGCCCTCGCCTCACGATGCTGGCGCTCGGCTATGCCGCGTGGGCGGGGGGACAGCTGGAAGCGGAATTGCAGCATAACGGCTGGCTGGTCGCGCCAGCCGATCTTCCGCTGCTGTTCGATGACGGCCTCGAGACCAAATGGGATCGCGCCATCGCCAAGCTCGGCATCACGCCCGGCTCCTTCACCGGCGAAGCCGGACAGGCTTAG
- a CDS encoding thioredoxin family protein → MMRLLANTILFFLLWIPAPALGQTAGDWQQGEHVRVRLVSGVTGTGELAEIPLGLEVELAEGWDTYWRMPGDAGAPPLFNWSADLAEDGALAQAQLLFPAPMRHMTSDLETIGYQGHVVFPLLAAPKVAGKALTLNPKLMLLTCGDICIPNDFTLHLAVPAGEAGRSEQADMLDEWRAKVPVRDASGFSVGPARLDEKGAIAMDFAAPAALENPAAFIESDAGNVFLPPQVTVGAGGRQGEIILTPRESGAQIDASKITVTLADGGRGWEQDVALPMPAAAAAAGPKTESAEAPAETPLWLILLFAIIGGAILNLMPCVLPVLSLKVLKFMGHGGREDRDARRSFLATSAGIMVSFLLMAGVVVGLRAAGQTVGWGMQFQQPDFLIFMIAVLLLFAANLWGFFEIQLPAALNDKLFGVTDHPKLLGSFLTGMFATLLATPCSAPFLGTAVGFALVADSPLTFAVFAGLGLGMSLPYLLVAAYPGLATRMPRPGIWMIWLKRVLALALLATALWLGNVLMMEQTNSQTQKFDPAAIEGLVEEGRTVFVDVTASWCVTCQVNKKLVLDQPDIAAVLSKDNVVFIQADWTKPDSVIADYLRSFGRGGIPFNVVYGPGAPQGITLPELLTKDAILEALDKAGEKP, encoded by the coding sequence ATGATGCGCCTTCTCGCGAATACCATTCTTTTTTTTCTGCTGTGGATTCCCGCGCCCGCCCTGGGGCAGACCGCCGGCGATTGGCAGCAGGGCGAGCATGTCCGCGTGCGCCTTGTCAGCGGCGTGACCGGCACGGGCGAGCTTGCGGAGATTCCGCTGGGCCTCGAGGTCGAGCTGGCCGAAGGATGGGATACCTATTGGCGGATGCCCGGCGATGCGGGCGCGCCGCCTCTTTTCAACTGGAGCGCGGATCTGGCGGAAGACGGCGCCCTCGCGCAGGCGCAATTGCTGTTCCCGGCGCCGATGCGGCATATGACCTCGGATCTGGAGACCATTGGCTATCAGGGTCATGTGGTGTTTCCGTTATTGGCGGCGCCGAAAGTTGCTGGCAAGGCGCTGACGTTGAATCCGAAATTGATGCTCCTAACCTGCGGCGACATATGCATTCCGAATGATTTTACGCTGCATCTGGCCGTTCCGGCGGGCGAGGCCGGAAGAAGCGAACAGGCGGATATGCTGGACGAATGGCGCGCCAAGGTGCCGGTGCGCGATGCATCCGGTTTCAGCGTCGGCCCCGCGCGGCTGGATGAAAAAGGCGCGATCGCGATGGATTTCGCCGCGCCGGCGGCATTGGAGAATCCCGCCGCCTTTATCGAAAGCGACGCGGGCAATGTCTTCCTGCCGCCGCAGGTGACCGTGGGCGCCGGAGGGCGGCAGGGCGAAATCATTTTGACGCCGCGCGAGAGCGGCGCGCAGATCGATGCGTCCAAGATAACGGTGACGCTTGCCGATGGCGGGCGCGGATGGGAACAGGACGTCGCGCTTCCCATGCCCGCGGCGGCGGCCGCCGCCGGGCCGAAGACGGAATCCGCCGAGGCTCCGGCCGAAACGCCGCTATGGCTCATCCTGCTATTCGCGATTATCGGCGGCGCGATCCTCAATCTCATGCCCTGCGTCCTGCCGGTTCTTTCCCTGAAAGTGCTGAAATTCATGGGTCATGGCGGCCGCGAGGATCGGGACGCCCGGCGCAGCTTCCTCGCGACCAGCGCCGGGATCATGGTGTCTTTCCTGCTGATGGCGGGCGTGGTGGTCGGTTTGCGCGCGGCGGGGCAGACCGTGGGTTGGGGGATGCAGTTTCAGCAGCCGGATTTCCTGATTTTCATGATCGCGGTTTTGCTGCTGTTCGCCGCCAACCTGTGGGGCTTTTTTGAAATCCAGCTTCCCGCCGCGCTAAACGATAAATTGTTCGGTGTTACCGACCACCCGAAATTGCTGGGAAGCTTTTTGACGGGGATGTTCGCGACGCTATTGGCGACGCCGTGCTCCGCGCCTTTCCTCGGCACCGCGGTCGGTTTTGCGCTGGTGGCGGATTCTCCGCTGACATTCGCCGTTTTCGCCGGTCTCGGTCTCGGCATGTCGTTGCCCTATCTGCTGGTGGCCGCTTATCCAGGCCTTGCGACCCGCATGCCGCGTCCTGGAATCTGGATGATCTGGCTGAAACGGGTTCTCGCGTTGGCGTTGCTGGCCACGGCGCTCTGGCTCGGCAATGTGCTGATGATGGAGCAGACGAACTCGCAAACGCAGAAATTCGATCCCGCCGCCATCGAGGGACTGGTGGAAGAAGGCCGCACGGTATTCGTCGATGTCACCGCCTCCTGGTGCGTGACGTGCCAGGTCAACAAGAAGCTGGTTTTGGATCAGCCGGATATCGCCGCCGTTCTATCCAAGGATAATGTGGTTTTCATCCAGGCGGATTGGACCAAGCCCGATTCCGTCATCGCCGATTATCTGCGCAGCTTCGGGCGCGGCGGTATTCCCTTCAACGTCGTTTACGGCCCTGGCGCGCCGCAGGGGATAACCCTGCCGGAACTCCTGACGAAAGACGCGATTCTAGAGGCATTGGACAAGGCGGGGGAAAAACCCTAA
- a CDS encoding phosphotransferase, with translation MLNPGPEHCAALGGMLAEMHLTGLNFPLKRVNALGPSAWRELLVDGPGGEAIDIRRRQCDEIVAQWPKDLPSGIVHADLFPDNVFFAGGELCGVIDFYFACNDFLAYDLAICVNAWCADSHGRIDDARARALVTAYSARRALTEAEVAALPLLLRGAAMRFFATRHYDRAQRPDSPLDPGHYARILAFHENHPDAAQSWLS, from the coding sequence GTGCTGAATCCCGGCCCCGAACATTGTGCCGCTCTCGGCGGCATGCTTGCCGAGATGCATCTGACGGGACTCAATTTTCCGCTCAAGCGCGTCAACGCCCTCGGCCCGTCGGCGTGGCGGGAGTTGCTGGTTGACGGTCCCGGCGGCGAGGCCATCGATATCCGGCGGCGACAGTGCGACGAAATCGTCGCGCAGTGGCCCAAAGACCTGCCGTCGGGCATCGTCCATGCCGATCTCTTTCCCGATAATGTTTTCTTCGCGGGCGGCGAATTATGCGGCGTGATCGATTTCTATTTCGCCTGCAACGATTTCCTCGCCTATGACCTGGCGATATGCGTCAACGCCTGGTGCGCCGACAGCCATGGCCGCATCGACGACGCCCGCGCCCGCGCGCTCGTTACGGCCTACAGTGCCCGGCGGGCACTGACAGAAGCCGAAGTCGCAGCCCTCCCACTTCTGCTGCGCGGCGCGGCGATGCGGTTCTTCGCCACGCGGCATTATGACCGGGCGCAGCGGCCGGATAGTCCTCTCGATCCCGGGCATTACGCGCGCATTCTCGCCTTTCACGAAAACCATCCCGACGCCGCGCAAAGCTGGCTCTCATGA
- a CDS encoding periplasmic heavy metal sensor: MNRWSNWQHSPRAVLTLLLVSLGLNCVVGGVALSAALLYETHAVRIDYVQRLLNTVPPEIYKNLQIQVEARQEEIQTAQRDLQQSRHDIIELIQQPDLDLDALQAKLAATRQASAHIQGIMQDSLVAALHDLPPEDRSKLARAMLRNFSPVVRLFNEMQARVQNSSSEPSKKGEEK; the protein is encoded by the coding sequence ATGAACCGGTGGTCGAATTGGCAGCACAGCCCCCGCGCGGTGCTGACTCTGTTGCTCGTCTCCTTGGGATTAAACTGTGTCGTGGGCGGTGTCGCCTTGTCCGCGGCCTTGCTGTACGAGACTCATGCCGTACGCATCGATTATGTTCAGCGCCTGCTGAATACCGTGCCGCCGGAGATTTATAAGAATTTGCAAATCCAGGTAGAGGCCCGGCAGGAGGAAATCCAGACGGCGCAGCGTGATTTGCAGCAAAGCCGGCATGACATCATCGAACTCATTCAGCAGCCCGATCTTGATCTTGACGCGCTTCAAGCCAAGCTCGCCGCCACGCGGCAGGCATCGGCACATATTCAAGGAATCATGCAGGATAGCCTTGTCGCGGCGCTGCATGATCTGCCTCCCGAGGATCGAAGCAAGCTTGCCAGAGCTATGCTGCGTAATTTCAGTCCGGTCGTAAGACTGTTCAACGAGATGCAGGCGCGCGTGCAAAATTCATCGTCAGAGCCATCCAAAAAAGGAGAAGAGAAATGA
- a CDS encoding peroxiredoxin has protein sequence MTIKTGDKIPSVMLKNLTADGMQDLSTSEFFADKNVVLFAVPGAFTPTCSAKHLPGYVQNLAAFKAQGIEVACMAVNDPFVMHAWADSGKATGIAMLSDGNAAFTKALGLELDASGYGMGTRCQRFALYAENGVVKHVAVEAPGKFEVSSAEAMLTVVGKASAAA, from the coding sequence ATGACCATCAAAACCGGCGACAAGATTCCTTCCGTCATGCTCAAGAATCTGACTGCGGACGGAATGCAGGATTTATCCACCAGCGAGTTTTTCGCGGACAAGAATGTCGTACTGTTCGCCGTTCCCGGCGCGTTCACGCCGACTTGCTCCGCCAAGCATCTTCCCGGCTATGTGCAGAATCTGGCTGCCTTCAAGGCGCAGGGGATCGAAGTGGCGTGCATGGCGGTCAATGATCCGTTCGTGATGCATGCCTGGGCCGACAGCGGAAAAGCAACCGGCATCGCCATGCTGTCCGACGGCAACGCCGCTTTCACCAAGGCGCTCGGTCTTGAACTGGACGCCAGCGGCTATGGCATGGGCACGCGCTGCCAGCGTTTCGCGCTCTATGCCGAAAACGGCGTGGTCAAGCATGTCGCGGTCGAAGCCCCCGGCAAATTTGAGGTTTCCAGCGCCGAAGCCATGCTGACGGTCGTCGGCAAGGCCAGCGCGGCGGCTTAG
- the rnhA gene encoding ribonuclease HI, producing MTGMDHIEIFTDGACSGNPGPGGWGAILRWRGHEKELSGYEAETTNNRMEMMAAIMSLESLKRPATVKLYTDSNYLKDGVTQWLPGWRARGWKTAANKPVKNRDLWERLTEAMAQHKIEFIWVRGHDGHAENERADELARMAIKTGRE from the coding sequence ATGACCGGCATGGATCACATCGAAATTTTCACCGACGGCGCATGCAGCGGCAATCCCGGCCCAGGCGGCTGGGGCGCGATCCTGCGCTGGCGCGGCCATGAAAAAGAACTATCGGGCTATGAAGCCGAGACCACCAATAACCGCATGGAGATGATGGCGGCGATCATGTCGCTCGAGAGCCTGAAGCGCCCCGCGACGGTCAAGCTTTACACCGACAGCAATTATCTGAAAGACGGCGTCACGCAATGGCTTCCAGGCTGGCGCGCGCGCGGCTGGAAAACCGCCGCCAACAAGCCGGTGAAAAACCGCGATCTCTGGGAACGGCTGACCGAAGCCATGGCGCAGCACAAGATCGAGTTTATCTGGGTGCGCGGCCATGACGGCCACGCCGAAAACGAGCGCGCCGATGAATTGGCGCGAATGGCGATTAAAACCGGGCGCGAGTAA
- a CDS encoding penicillin-binding transpeptidase domain-containing protein — MSGARRQPGSSFKPFVFLAAIEQGLKPGSPVTDSPVKIGNYAPENYDGKYYGVTTAREALAHSMNSVAIKLLRQSGIDAVRRDARALGIVSPLGRDLSLALGTSEVSLYELTSAYAAMAAGGRSIAPYAIVEIRTRGGERLYRRPDVQTPQLVDPGSVATLVDMMTDVIAYGTGAQARLDRPAAGKTGTTQDYHDAWFVGFTADYTTGVWLGNDDNSSMKRVTGGALPAKLWRDYMLIAHAGLPPRSLPALKGTGSPVTAIIQAPADVADRLGSFISRLLGSR; from the coding sequence GTGAGCGGGGCGCGGCGGCAGCCGGGCTCGTCCTTCAAGCCGTTCGTATTCCTGGCCGCGATCGAGCAAGGGCTGAAACCGGGCAGCCCGGTGACCGACTCGCCGGTCAAAATCGGCAATTACGCGCCGGAAAACTACGACGGAAAATATTACGGCGTCACCACGGCGCGCGAAGCGCTGGCGCATTCGATGAACTCCGTCGCCATCAAGCTGCTGCGCCAGTCCGGCATCGACGCCGTGCGCCGCGACGCAAGGGCGCTCGGCATCGTCTCGCCGCTGGGTCGCGATCTGTCGCTGGCGCTCGGCACCAGCGAGGTTTCGCTTTATGAGCTCACATCGGCCTATGCCGCCATGGCGGCGGGAGGCCGATCCATCGCTCCCTACGCCATCGTCGAAATCAGAACGCGCGGCGGCGAGCGGCTCTACCGCCGCCCGGACGTGCAAACACCGCAGCTGGTCGATCCCGGCTCCGTGGCCACGCTGGTCGACATGATGACGGACGTGATCGCCTACGGTACCGGCGCACAAGCCCGGCTGGATCGCCCCGCCGCGGGCAAGACCGGCACGACCCAGGATTACCATGACGCCTGGTTCGTCGGCTTTACCGCCGACTACACGACCGGCGTCTGGCTGGGCAATGACGATAACAGCTCCATGAAGCGTGTGACCGGCGGGGCCTTGCCAGCGAAGCTGTGGCGCGATTATATGCTGATCGCTCATGCTGGTCTGCCGCCTCGAAGCCTCCCCGCGCTTAAAGGAACAGGAAGTCCGGTCACAGCAATCATCCAGGCTCCCGCCGATGTTGCCGACCGCCTCGGCAGCTTCATCAGCCGACTGTTAGGCAGTAGATAG